A stretch of the Actinoalloteichus fjordicus genome encodes the following:
- a CDS encoding 3-hydroxyacyl-CoA dehydrogenase NAD-binding domain-containing protein encodes MYIRIVGAGVMGRGIAQWAVTAGHTVELADARPESVDEAVAFVESMLRRAEDKGRLTADEAAAARSRLFPLDSPWAAGRDVELVVEAVREDLAVKSEVFTRLAEVLPASTVFATNTSSIPITQLAATLADPTRLAGLHFFNPVPLMRIVEIVPGRLTRPEIPALLVDLVRTTGHRAVVVADTPGFLVNHAGRGLITEALALLEESVVEVPDLDRIARDVLGLRMGPFELTDLTGLDVSAAVIDSVWTGFRHSDRLRPSFLTPNRVAAGLLGRKTGRGYYDHSPDAAPPAAEPPITGDPGRPMWVVDAGPSDVDAVRRAVLAAGGMLGEDDVEGDASPVLLVPTWGTAVAAAVHEQGLPADRTVGVCPLSLDTRRVVLAATPAVSPAAVADARAVLAGGREGGEPRAVSVVRDTAGSVPQRLLTSIIGVGASIAERGLAAPDDVDLAVTTALGYPHGPLAWGDRIGAGRLLALQEALLASTGDPRYRPTRWVRERAQLGLSLTAPPFGAR; translated from the coding sequence GTGTACATCAGGATCGTCGGGGCAGGCGTGATGGGCCGAGGCATCGCGCAGTGGGCCGTCACCGCAGGACACACCGTCGAGCTGGCCGACGCCCGGCCGGAGTCGGTCGACGAGGCCGTGGCGTTCGTCGAATCGATGCTGCGGCGGGCCGAGGACAAGGGCAGACTCACCGCTGACGAGGCTGCGGCGGCGCGGTCCCGGCTGTTCCCGCTGGACTCGCCGTGGGCGGCGGGCCGCGACGTGGAGCTGGTCGTCGAGGCGGTCCGGGAGGATCTCGCCGTCAAGTCCGAGGTCTTCACCAGGCTGGCCGAGGTGCTGCCCGCCTCGACGGTCTTCGCCACGAACACCTCCTCGATCCCGATCACCCAGCTCGCCGCCACCCTGGCCGATCCGACCCGGCTGGCCGGTCTGCACTTCTTCAATCCCGTGCCGCTGATGCGGATCGTCGAGATCGTGCCGGGCAGGCTGACCCGGCCCGAGATCCCCGCGCTGCTCGTCGACCTGGTGCGCACCACGGGTCACCGAGCGGTCGTCGTCGCCGACACCCCCGGATTCCTGGTGAACCACGCCGGCCGCGGGCTGATCACCGAGGCGCTGGCACTGTTGGAGGAGTCGGTGGTCGAGGTGCCCGACCTCGACCGCATCGCCCGCGACGTGCTGGGCCTGCGCATGGGCCCGTTCGAGCTGACCGACCTGACCGGCCTGGACGTCTCCGCTGCGGTGATCGACTCGGTGTGGACGGGGTTCCGACACTCCGATCGGCTGCGGCCGTCGTTCCTCACGCCCAACCGGGTGGCAGCGGGCCTGCTCGGCCGGAAGACCGGCCGCGGCTACTACGACCACTCCCCCGACGCTGCGCCGCCCGCCGCCGAACCGCCGATCACCGGCGATCCCGGCCGCCCGATGTGGGTCGTCGATGCTGGTCCATCCGATGTGGATGCGGTGCGGCGGGCGGTGCTCGCGGCGGGCGGGATGCTCGGCGAGGACGACGTCGAGGGTGATGCGAGTCCGGTGCTCCTCGTCCCCACCTGGGGGACGGCCGTCGCCGCCGCCGTCCACGAGCAGGGCCTGCCCGCCGATCGGACCGTCGGCGTCTGCCCTCTCTCACTCGACACCCGGCGCGTCGTGCTCGCCGCGACGCCCGCCGTGTCACCGGCTGCGGTCGCCGACGCCCGTGCCGTGCTGGCGGGCGGCCGGGAGGGCGGCGAACCACGAGCGGTGTCGGTGGTGCGCGACACCGCAGGTTCGGTCCCGCAACGTCTGCTCACCTCGATCATCGGCGTCGGGGCCTCCATCGCCGAACGCGGCCTCGCCGCCCCGGACGACGTCGACCTGGCGGTCACCACCGCGCTCGGCTATCCGCACGGCCCGCTGGCCTGGGGCGACCGCATCGGTGCAGGCAGGCTGCTCGCCTTGCAGGAGGCGCTGCTGGCGAGCACCGGCGATCCGCGTTACCGGCCGACGCGGTGGGTGCGGGAACGAGCCCAGCTCGGCCTCTCGCTGACGGCGCCGCCCTTCGGGGCGCGGTAG
- a CDS encoding SRPBCC family protein yields the protein MTDRSVIHASFSIERDYPVSPARVFAAWADPAAKARWFAGAEAEHHELDFRHGGSEINRGRRAGGPLLTFESRYHDIVEGERIVYSSVLSVEENPVTASLTTVQFRPEGRGTRLLLTEQGTFLDGHEDPAWREEGTGSWLAALAVELGVPAAR from the coding sequence ATGACTGATCGATCGGTCATCCATGCCAGCTTCAGCATCGAGCGCGACTATCCGGTGTCGCCTGCTCGGGTGTTCGCCGCGTGGGCCGATCCGGCCGCCAAGGCGCGCTGGTTCGCAGGCGCCGAGGCCGAGCACCACGAACTCGACTTCCGACACGGCGGGTCGGAGATCAACCGAGGCCGCCGGGCAGGCGGCCCCCTGCTGACCTTCGAATCTCGCTATCACGACATCGTCGAGGGGGAGCGGATCGTCTACAGCTCCGTGCTGTCCGTCGAGGAGAACCCGGTGACGGCCTCCCTGACCACCGTGCAGTTCCGGCCCGAAGGCCGGGGGACCCGGCTGCTGCTCACCGAACAGGGCACCTTTCTGGACGGTCACGAGGACCCGGCCTGGCGCGAGGAGGGCACCGGAAGCTGGCTCGCCGCGCTGGCGGTCGAACTCGGAGTGCCCGCCGCGCGGTGA
- a CDS encoding NUDIX domain-containing protein codes for MIDTALVTELTDQAAADGILQLVVGAVVDGKKALVLRRPQDDFMGGIYELPGGKVDPGEALDDALTREVQEETGLDVTSIDRYLGHFDYTSGSGKPSRQFNFAVTVKATTPVELTEHDDHRWVLIDGDLPVTEAVKGVFATYRRQDLS; via the coding sequence GTGATCGATACCGCACTCGTCACCGAGCTGACCGATCAGGCCGCAGCCGATGGCATCCTCCAACTCGTGGTCGGCGCCGTCGTCGACGGTAAGAAGGCACTGGTGCTGCGCAGGCCGCAGGACGACTTCATGGGCGGCATCTACGAGCTGCCCGGCGGCAAGGTCGATCCCGGCGAAGCACTCGACGACGCGCTCACCCGCGAGGTGCAGGAAGAGACCGGGCTCGACGTCACCAGCATCGACCGATACCTCGGCCACTTCGACTACACCTCAGGCAGCGGCAAGCCGAGCCGCCAGTTCAACTTCGCCGTCACGGTCAAGGCAACCACGCCGGTGGAGCTGACCGAACACGACGATCATCGGTGGGTACTCATCGATGGCGACCTGCCGGTCACCGAAGCGGTCAAGGGCGTCTTCGCGACCTACCGGAGGCAGGATCTGTCGTAG
- a CDS encoding DUF397 domain-containing protein: MTMFTGWRKATASGGQGGCVEIGAAPGLVGIRDTKNRDGGTLVVGRTAFNAFLGRVKEDRLG; this comes from the coding sequence ATGACCATGTTCACCGGATGGCGGAAGGCGACGGCCAGCGGCGGGCAGGGCGGCTGCGTCGAGATCGGTGCTGCCCCCGGCTTAGTCGGCATCCGGGACACCAAGAACCGCGACGGCGGCACGCTCGTCGTCGGGCGGACGGCGTTCAATGCGTTCCTGGGCCGAGTGAAGGAAGATCGACTCGGCTGA
- a CDS encoding serine hydrolase domain-containing protein — MTTNRRALIGVAGALTLVLSATGLSPAAVAQDEHAATQEALNQYQAVGGPGAAVYAGDADSAWTLTAGTARFGQQQPITANDHFRHGSQTKTFTAAVIMQLVDEGLIALDTPIETYLPGVVTGNYDGNVITTRQLLLHTSGMVRDVRDAQQAPDGTYELAELVRSAMDEPPQGATGEGVHYSNVNYLVLALLIEQVTGDSIGDAVTERIIEPLGLEGTSFPAWGDRALRAPFVPGYAIVRIPPLVFWTETTTSVELSIWAGSAGMESTLEDSATFFRALLDGDVVSESALAEMRDSVPYLNGYGMGLGLNERELSCGGTAWFKHGALGTGHTSVTAATDDGRFASLVTNTFVTSEVATTRADAVLDAALCD; from the coding sequence GTGACGACGAATCGACGGGCACTCATCGGAGTCGCGGGCGCGTTGACGCTCGTGCTCAGTGCGACCGGGTTATCGCCCGCAGCCGTGGCGCAGGACGAGCACGCGGCGACTCAGGAGGCGCTCAACCAGTACCAGGCGGTGGGCGGGCCGGGCGCGGCCGTCTATGCGGGCGATGCCGACTCGGCGTGGACGCTGACCGCAGGAACGGCGAGGTTCGGGCAGCAGCAGCCGATCACGGCGAACGACCACTTCCGGCACGGGAGCCAGACGAAGACGTTCACGGCGGCGGTGATCATGCAGCTGGTCGACGAGGGGCTGATCGCGCTGGACACGCCGATCGAGACCTACCTGCCCGGCGTGGTGACCGGCAATTACGACGGCAACGTCATCACGACGCGGCAGCTTCTCCTGCACACGAGTGGCATGGTGCGGGATGTCCGCGACGCGCAGCAGGCCCCGGACGGCACGTACGAGCTGGCGGAGCTGGTCCGCTCCGCGATGGACGAGCCTCCGCAGGGCGCAACCGGCGAAGGGGTGCACTACTCCAACGTCAACTACCTGGTGCTCGCTCTGCTGATTGAGCAGGTCACCGGCGATTCCATCGGCGATGCGGTCACCGAACGGATCATCGAACCGCTCGGGCTCGAGGGTACGTCGTTCCCGGCTTGGGGAGACCGTGCGCTGCGGGCACCGTTCGTGCCCGGGTACGCCATCGTTCGGATTCCGCCGCTCGTGTTCTGGACGGAGACCACGACATCGGTCGAGCTGTCGATCTGGGCCGGTTCAGCCGGGATGGAGTCCACGCTCGAGGATTCGGCGACGTTCTTCCGGGCGCTGCTCGACGGGGACGTGGTCTCGGAGAGCGCCCTGGCGGAGATGCGGGACAGCGTGCCGTACCTGAACGGCTACGGCATGGGCCTCGGTCTCAACGAACGGGAGCTCTCCTGCGGTGGCACTGCCTGGTTCAAGCACGGCGCCCTGGGGACCGGGCACACGTCCGTGACGGCGGCGACCGACGACGGCCGGTTCGCCTCGCTGGTCACGAACACCTTCGTGACCAGCGAGGTTGCGACGACGAGGGCCGACGCGGTCTTGGACGCGGCGCTCTGCGACTGA
- a CDS encoding SRPBCC domain-containing protein: MTQAEIIIAPGRQDIIMTRFFDAPPEAVFRGVTDPTLVPRWWSGGRFATEVETLEIRPGGLWRYIVRDPDSAGEFVFRGVCHAVDAPRRLVQTCEMEGMPAAVQLGVFTFDAADGGTAYREVSVFSSVEQRDAWVQPGMAETMSAGMDLLAEIAREAR, translated from the coding sequence GTGACACAGGCGGAGATCATCATCGCGCCGGGACGGCAGGACATCATCATGACCCGCTTCTTCGACGCCCCGCCCGAGGCGGTGTTCCGGGGGGTCACCGATCCGACGCTCGTGCCCCGCTGGTGGAGCGGTGGTCGGTTCGCCACCGAGGTCGAGACGCTGGAGATCCGGCCCGGTGGACTCTGGCGTTACATCGTGCGTGACCCGGACAGCGCGGGCGAGTTCGTCTTCCGGGGTGTCTGCCACGCCGTCGACGCCCCGAGACGCCTGGTGCAGACCTGCGAGATGGAGGGGATGCCCGCAGCCGTGCAACTCGGCGTCTTCACCTTCGACGCTGCCGACGGCGGCACCGCCTACCGCGAGGTCTCGGTCTTCTCCTCCGTCGAGCAACGGGACGCCTGGGTGCAGCCCGGGATGGCGGAGACGATGAGCGCGGGCATGGACCTGCTCGCCGAGATCGCCCGCGAGGCCCGCTGA
- a CDS encoding S1 family peptidase, which produces MGRTSTRRQAGLIAALCAGVMMAASAATAWAGPTTAAPSPASPPPAETLIVGGEDADQVYSFMVSPTAGGSPYCGGTLIAPTWVVTAEHCLGPIDGVRVGSLSNTSGGETAAVVRKIPNPQADIALLELDRAVSAAPIAPATSAGPVGTPLRLLGWGATCSPESCPPPPVLQQLDTSIVGFNGYYLRIDNPGGNSGACFGDSGGPAIRAVGGGWELVGVTSSGPGVCGTAPSNYTDVAQFRDWIAGHVGG; this is translated from the coding sequence GTGGGTCGAACGAGCACACGACGGCAGGCCGGACTGATCGCGGCGCTGTGCGCCGGGGTCATGATGGCGGCGAGCGCGGCGACGGCCTGGGCGGGGCCGACGACGGCCGCCCCGAGCCCGGCGAGCCCGCCGCCCGCCGAGACGTTGATCGTCGGGGGCGAGGACGCCGACCAGGTCTACTCGTTCATGGTCTCGCCGACGGCGGGCGGCAGCCCCTACTGCGGCGGCACGTTGATCGCGCCGACGTGGGTCGTCACCGCCGAGCACTGCCTCGGACCCATCGACGGGGTGCGGGTCGGCTCGCTGAGCAACACCAGCGGCGGCGAGACGGCGGCGGTCGTTCGCAAGATCCCCAATCCGCAGGCCGACATCGCGCTGTTGGAACTCGACCGGGCCGTCTCGGCCGCGCCGATCGCCCCCGCCACCTCCGCAGGCCCCGTGGGCACGCCGCTGCGGCTGCTGGGCTGGGGCGCGACCTGTTCCCCGGAGAGCTGCCCGCCGCCGCCCGTCCTCCAGCAGCTCGACACTTCCATCGTCGGCTTCAACGGGTACTACCTCAGAATCGACAATCCCGGCGGGAACAGCGGCGCCTGCTTCGGCGACTCGGGCGGACCCGCGATCCGTGCCGTGGGCGGCGGTTGGGAACTGGTCGGCGTGACCAGCAGCGGCCCCGGCGTGTGCGGCACCGCGCCCTCCAATTACACCGACGTCGCGCAGTTCCGCGACTGGATCGCGGGCCATGTCGGAGGCTGA
- a CDS encoding MerR family transcriptional regulator, which translates to MRPIDLAREHGLSAQAIRNYDDAGALPPTERSKTGYRRYTPRHAQALRAFLALRSGHGHQQALEIMRAIHRGDTESAYRLIDAAHVALLAERDTRAEVAASLDSLATTTPRPINGRSLTVGELARRLDLHPATLRTWETEGILHPERDRATGYRRYGPDCVRDAEIARQLRRGGYRLEQVAQFLDSLREAGGAEAFAAFLRSWADRLTRRSRTLLAGAGRLDGYLTMLDEARQDQQTTEQAGGRR; encoded by the coding sequence TTGCGACCGATCGACCTCGCCAGGGAGCACGGATTGTCCGCGCAGGCGATCCGCAACTACGACGACGCGGGCGCACTCCCGCCGACCGAGCGCAGCAAGACCGGCTACCGGCGCTACACGCCCCGGCATGCGCAGGCGCTGCGCGCCTTCCTCGCGTTGCGCAGCGGCCACGGGCATCAGCAGGCGCTGGAGATCATGCGGGCGATCCACCGAGGCGACACCGAGTCCGCCTATCGCCTCATCGACGCCGCGCACGTCGCACTCCTCGCGGAACGCGACACCCGCGCCGAGGTCGCGGCGTCCCTGGACAGCCTGGCCACCACGACACCCCGGCCGATCAACGGCCGATCGCTGACCGTGGGCGAACTCGCCCGCAGGCTCGACCTGCACCCGGCGACGCTGCGCACCTGGGAGACCGAGGGCATCCTGCACCCCGAACGCGACCGGGCGACGGGCTACCGTCGGTACGGCCCCGACTGCGTGCGCGACGCCGAGATCGCCCGGCAGCTGCGCCGGGGCGGCTACCGGCTGGAACAGGTCGCGCAGTTCCTCGATTCGCTCCGCGAGGCGGGCGGAGCAGAGGCGTTCGCGGCGTTCCTGCGCTCCTGGGCGGACCGGCTGACCAGGCGCAGCCGCACCCTGCTCGCAGGCGCAGGCAGGCTCGACGGCTACCTGACCATGCTCGACGAGGCGCGACAGGACCAGCAGACGACCGAGCAGGCGGGCGGACGACGCTGA
- a CDS encoding serine hydrolase domain-containing protein — translation MTSSVEGTVAAGYERVAEVFEQSLSADGPETAQVCVHVAGEPVVDLWSGAATAIEVVFSATKGATAACANLLVQRGLLDLDARVADYWPAYGVRGKESTLVRWVLSHQAGVLAPRERLTMDDLAEWDTVAAALAAQTPAWEPGTAYGYHAQSFGWLVGELVRRVDGRPLGTFFREELAGPAGADFWIGLPQDEEPRVAGVVAEEPPLPPGTDPASIDLSSFFGPHHLDAFTLGGAVPDDVVQASADRRYRAAELGASGGVANGRGLSRLYRLLLDIFTPATIADVLRPETDGADLVLSSPAMTISQVFGRGFEVSPPMGTPDGVRAFGHGGAGGTAAFADPDRRLAFGYATTRLVPGPPGMDPRTAALVEAVYAASAA, via the coding sequence ATGACGTCTTCTGTCGAGGGAACCGTCGCGGCCGGGTACGAACGCGTGGCCGAGGTATTCGAGCAGTCGCTGTCGGCCGACGGCCCGGAGACCGCGCAGGTGTGCGTCCACGTGGCAGGCGAACCGGTGGTGGATCTGTGGAGCGGCGCGGCGACGGCGATCGAGGTCGTCTTCTCGGCCACCAAGGGCGCCACCGCCGCCTGTGCGAACCTCCTCGTCCAGCGCGGCCTGCTCGACCTTGACGCCCGCGTGGCCGACTACTGGCCCGCGTACGGCGTCCGGGGCAAGGAGTCGACGCTGGTCCGCTGGGTCCTCAGCCATCAGGCGGGGGTGCTCGCGCCGAGGGAGCGCCTGACGATGGACGACCTCGCCGAGTGGGACACCGTGGCCGCCGCGCTGGCGGCGCAGACGCCTGCCTGGGAGCCGGGCACCGCCTACGGATACCACGCGCAGAGCTTCGGCTGGCTGGTCGGCGAGCTGGTGCGCCGGGTGGACGGCCGCCCGCTGGGGACGTTCTTCCGCGAGGAGCTCGCCGGACCCGCGGGCGCCGACTTCTGGATCGGCCTTCCCCAGGACGAGGAGCCGAGAGTCGCCGGGGTGGTGGCCGAGGAGCCGCCGCTTCCGCCGGGAACGGACCCGGCCTCGATCGACCTGTCGTCCTTCTTCGGCCCGCACCACCTCGACGCGTTCACCCTCGGCGGCGCCGTGCCGGACGACGTCGTGCAGGCCTCGGCCGACCGCCGCTACCGCGCCGCCGAACTGGGCGCCTCGGGCGGGGTCGCGAACGGGCGCGGCCTGTCGCGCCTCTACCGCCTCCTGCTCGACATCTTCACGCCCGCCACGATCGCCGACGTTCTCCGGCCGGAGACCGACGGCGCCGATCTGGTCCTGTCCAGCCCCGCCATGACGATCAGTCAGGTCTTCGGCCGAGGCTTCGAGGTCTCCCCGCCGATGGGGACGCCGGACGGCGTCCGGGCCTTCGGACACGGCGGTGCGGGCGGGACGGCCGCGTTCGCCGATCCGGACCGGCGGCTGGCCTTCGGCTACGCGACCACCCGCCTCGTGCCCGGCCCGCCCGGCATGGACCCGCGCACCGCCGCCCTGGTCGAGGCGGTCTACGCGGCGAGCGCCGCCTGA
- a CDS encoding ArsR/SmtB family transcription factor, translating to MLHGSGSLDRVFQALSDPTRRSIVERLRRGPASVGDLARPFELSLPAVMQHLQVLVDSGLVSTEKIGRVRTCRIEAAGLRLAEDWLGQQRTGWERRLDRLDESLRDEGDHATEGGQP from the coding sequence ATGCTTCACGGTTCCGGCTCGCTGGACAGGGTGTTCCAGGCGCTGTCGGACCCGACCCGGCGCAGCATCGTCGAGCGGCTGCGGCGCGGGCCTGCGTCGGTCGGGGATCTCGCCCGGCCGTTCGAGCTGTCGCTGCCCGCCGTGATGCAGCATCTTCAGGTGCTCGTGGACAGCGGGCTGGTCAGCACCGAGAAGATCGGCCGCGTTCGCACCTGCCGCATCGAGGCCGCCGGCCTTCGGCTGGCGGAGGACTGGCTCGGGCAGCAGCGTACGGGGTGGGAACGTCGTCTCGATCGCCTCGACGAGAGCCTGCGCGACGAGGGCGACCATGCCACCGAGGGAGGCCAGCCATGA
- a CDS encoding helix-turn-helix domain-containing protein, with the protein MARPRSGRLRTPGARSLGNALRSARKAAGLSTRELGRRLDRSAPWVLTLERGELLITPDVVSAAAVAIGLPHAERERLVERARDLGASPFTPGTDLPDQLSTLIGYEREATAITELSRVVPGLLQTRDYARAMVESSGPGRYDVEELVEARLARQGVLGSSTSDVPAYTAFMDESALQRPVGSPDVMAAQLRRLSETRPRVTIRVIPVSAGPYVSMVSSFSHFSFPDADPVVYLEHFATGTYLDKPRDTDPYGPVLASLHDVALPSDKSAEVIAHHQQQHERQAG; encoded by the coding sequence ATGGCTAGACCACGCAGCGGACGACTTCGCACGCCGGGTGCCCGATCGCTGGGCAATGCGCTTCGCTCGGCGAGGAAGGCTGCGGGTCTGTCCACCCGAGAACTCGGTCGGAGACTCGACCGGAGTGCGCCGTGGGTCCTGACGCTGGAGCGCGGAGAACTCCTGATCACGCCGGATGTGGTCTCAGCGGCCGCTGTCGCGATTGGACTGCCGCATGCCGAACGCGAGCGCTTGGTCGAGCGGGCGCGAGATCTGGGCGCTTCACCGTTCACTCCCGGAACAGATCTACCAGATCAGCTTTCGACGCTGATCGGGTACGAGCGTGAGGCCACAGCGATCACCGAGCTGTCTCGGGTGGTCCCTGGTTTGCTCCAGACCCGCGACTACGCCCGAGCCATGGTCGAATCATCGGGCCCCGGTCGATACGATGTGGAAGAGCTTGTCGAGGCTCGGTTGGCCCGGCAGGGCGTACTCGGTTCTTCGACGTCGGACGTGCCCGCTTACACGGCCTTCATGGATGAATCGGCACTGCAACGGCCAGTGGGTTCACCCGATGTGATGGCGGCTCAACTTCGTCGACTTTCTGAGACCCGTCCGAGAGTCACGATTCGGGTGATTCCAGTCTCCGCAGGTCCCTACGTCAGCATGGTGTCGAGTTTCAGCCATTTCTCGTTTCCCGATGCAGACCCAGTCGTCTATCTGGAGCACTTCGCTACTGGAACCTACCTCGACAAGCCTAGGGACACCGACCCCTACGGGCCTGTACTAGCTAGTCTTCACGATGTGGCGCTGCCTTCGGACAAGTCCGCAGAGGTCATCGCACACCACCAACAGCAGCACGAGAGGCAGGCGGGATGA
- a CDS encoding alpha/beta fold hydrolase, with product MRHANGVDGCRIAFQVQGDGPPLVLLTGQANNHHWWDGVRDDFHTARQTITLDYRGTGDSDAPDHRYSTQGFAEDVIAVLDALAVERADVYGTSMGGRVAQWVAARHPDRVRRLVLGCTSPGGAHSLERDAAVHAGLTDPDPAKARRFLLELMYTPAWLAAHPGPYTVLGDPDMSARAKKRHFVASADHDAWDALTEIVAPTLVVHGDQDVFNPAANAPLLAERIPGAELRMIESARHAYFDEFRAVASPLVLEFLQR from the coding sequence GTGCGACACGCGAACGGAGTCGACGGCTGTCGGATCGCCTTCCAGGTCCAGGGCGACGGGCCGCCGCTGGTCCTGCTGACCGGGCAGGCCAACAATCACCACTGGTGGGACGGCGTCCGAGACGACTTCCACACCGCCAGACAGACGATCACTTTGGACTACCGGGGAACCGGTGACAGCGACGCGCCCGACCACCGCTACAGCACCCAGGGCTTCGCCGAGGACGTGATCGCCGTGCTCGACGCGCTGGCGGTCGAGCGCGCCGACGTCTACGGCACCTCGATGGGCGGCCGGGTCGCCCAGTGGGTCGCGGCCCGGCATCCCGACCGGGTGCGACGGCTCGTCCTGGGCTGCACCTCGCCGGGCGGGGCGCACAGCCTCGAACGGGACGCGGCCGTCCACGCGGGCCTGACCGACCCCGACCCGGCGAAGGCCCGCCGTTTCCTGCTGGAGCTGATGTACACCCCGGCGTGGCTGGCGGCGCATCCCGGCCCGTACACGGTGCTCGGCGATCCGGACATGTCCGCGCGGGCGAAGAAGCGGCATTTCGTGGCCAGCGCCGATCATGACGCCTGGGACGCGCTGACCGAGATCGTCGCGCCGACGCTGGTCGTGCACGGGGATCAGGACGTCTTCAACCCGGCGGCCAACGCGCCGCTGCTCGCCGAGCGCATCCCGGGCGCCGAGCTGCGGATGATCGAGAGTGCTCGGCACGCCTACTTCGACGAGTTCCGGGCCGTGGCGAGCCCGCTGGTGCTCGAGTTCCTCCAGCGCTGA
- a CDS encoding acetamidase/formamidase family protein: MSRIEGARADRTLRDGLGRRTFFLATAGLAAGAGASLASPAALATPGDPAGPDAARSDLTILQPGGRHQGTYVPADADSVLWGRLPNRATAPVATIDSGSVVTVDTISHEGILADQGRDPRGYFGEFGVSSREVLRDAVEIARRTPQDGPGPHVITGPVAVRGAEPGQVLKVEVLDLRLRVPYGVISNRHGRGALPGEYPEAWVGDPALRRYFNQGGEISIFVRAERRGKGLVGALPGPVSARFPLRPFLGVMGVARDTGDVVDSVPPTDAGGNIDVSLLGVGSTLYLPVQVAGGMFFTGDPHMAQGDGEVALTAMEGSLRATLRLTAVSPGGPAPKAAFGYPFAETADHWIPLGLSDAEGGADGGLDAAMRTAVRHAMQFLTEDLGMAGPVAYAYLSAASDFAISQVVDRTTGVHGLIRKADFD, from the coding sequence ATGTCGCGGATCGAGGGTGCGCGGGCGGACCGAACACTGCGCGACGGCCTGGGACGGCGGACCTTCTTCCTGGCCACCGCTGGTCTGGCGGCGGGCGCGGGTGCGTCGCTGGCGAGCCCGGCGGCACTCGCCACGCCCGGCGACCCCGCCGGGCCCGACGCCGCCCGGTCGGATCTGACGATCCTCCAGCCCGGCGGACGCCACCAGGGCACCTACGTCCCCGCCGACGCGGACTCCGTCCTCTGGGGACGACTGCCCAACCGCGCGACCGCACCGGTCGCCACGATCGACTCCGGTTCCGTGGTCACGGTGGACACCATCTCCCACGAGGGCATCCTGGCGGACCAGGGCCGGGACCCGCGCGGCTACTTCGGCGAGTTCGGTGTGTCGTCGCGGGAGGTGCTGCGGGACGCGGTGGAGATCGCCCGCCGGACCCCGCAGGACGGTCCGGGGCCGCACGTGATCACCGGACCCGTCGCCGTGCGCGGCGCGGAACCCGGCCAGGTGTTGAAGGTGGAGGTGCTGGACCTGCGACTGCGGGTGCCCTACGGGGTGATCTCCAATCGCCATGGTCGCGGCGCGCTGCCCGGCGAGTACCCGGAGGCCTGGGTCGGCGACCCTGCCCTGCGCCGCTATTTCAATCAGGGCGGCGAGATCAGCATCTTCGTGCGCGCGGAGCGCCGAGGGAAGGGCCTGGTCGGCGCGCTGCCCGGACCGGTGTCTGCCCGGTTCCCGCTGCGTCCGTTCCTCGGGGTGATGGGGGTGGCTCGGGACACCGGGGACGTCGTCGACTCGGTGCCGCCGACCGATGCGGGCGGCAACATCGACGTCAGCCTGCTCGGCGTCGGCAGCACCCTCTACCTCCCGGTGCAGGTGGCGGGCGGGATGTTCTTCACCGGCGACCCGCACATGGCGCAGGGCGACGGCGAGGTGGCGCTCACCGCGATGGAGGGTTCACTGCGCGCGACGCTGCGCCTGACGGCCGTGTCGCCGGGCGGACCGGCCCCGAAGGCCGCGTTCGGGTACCCGTTCGCGGAGACGGCGGACCACTGGATTCCCCTCGGCCTCAGCGACGCCGAGGGCGGTGCGGACGGCGGGCTCGACGCCGCGATGCGCACCGCCGTCCGCCATGCGATGCAGTTCCTCACCGAGGATCTCGGCATGGCGGGCCCGGTGGCGTACGCCTATCTCAGTGCGGCGTCGGACTTCGCGATCTCCCAGGTGGTGGACCGCACCACCGGCGTCCACGGCCTGATCCGCAAGGCGGACTTCGACTGA